The Burkholderia mayonis genome window below encodes:
- a CDS encoding hypoxanthine-guanine phosphoribosyltransferase, translating into MNREEALHIFQHSEEIVSADEVNASIGRMAAEIRDQIGEEFPLVLSVMGGAAVFTGMLLPHLDFPLEFDYIHLTRYRNTTKGSPEMHWRVAPRESVKDRIVLVLDDILDEGETMAAIRDRILEMGAKRFLSAVLCEKTLAKAKPLHPDFCGFAVPDRYVFGCGMDAKGYWRNLPTIRALTADV; encoded by the coding sequence ATGAATCGAGAAGAAGCCCTCCACATTTTCCAACACTCCGAAGAGATCGTCTCCGCCGACGAAGTCAACGCATCGATCGGTCGGATGGCTGCAGAGATCCGCGACCAGATCGGCGAGGAGTTCCCGCTCGTGCTGTCGGTGATGGGCGGTGCGGCGGTGTTCACCGGCATGCTGCTGCCGCACCTCGATTTCCCGCTCGAGTTCGACTACATCCACCTGACCCGCTATCGCAACACGACGAAGGGCAGCCCCGAGATGCATTGGCGCGTCGCGCCGCGCGAATCGGTGAAGGACCGCATCGTGCTCGTGCTCGACGACATCCTCGACGAAGGCGAAACGATGGCTGCGATCCGCGACCGCATCCTCGAGATGGGCGCGAAGCGCTTCCTGTCCGCGGTGCTGTGCGAGAAGACGCTCGCGAAGGCGAAGCCGCTGCACCCGGACTTCTGCGGGTTCGCGGTACCGGACCGCTACGTGTTCGGCTGCGGGATGGACGCGAAGGGCTACTGGCGCAACCTGCCGACGATCCGCGCGCTGACGGCGGACGTCTGA
- the ffh gene encoding signal recognition particle protein has protein sequence MLDNLTQRMARVVKTLRGEARLTEANTQEMLREVRLALLEADVALPVVRDFIAKVKEKALGEDVVGSLSPGQALVGVVQKELTAVIGGDYEGKAAELNLAVTPPAIILMAGLQGAGKTTTVGKLAKLLREKYKKKVLTVSCDVYRPAAIAQLKTVSEQVGAEFFPSTPDQKPVDIANAAVDWAKRHYHDVLLVDTAGRLGIDEAMMQEITALHAALKPVETLFVVDAMLGQDAVNTAKAFNDALPLTGVVLTKLDGDSRGGAALSVRHVTGKPIKFVGVAEKLDGLEIFHPDRMANRILGMGDILALVEEAQRGVDIKAAEKLANKVKKGGDFDLNDFRAQISQMKNMGGLSSLMDKLPAQFQQAAAGADMSQAEKQIRRMEGIINSMTPAERAKPEIIKATRKRRIAAGAGVPVQEVNRMLNQYDQMRTMMKKLKGGNLQKMMRGIKGMMPGMR, from the coding sequence ATGCTCGACAATCTCACCCAACGGATGGCGCGCGTCGTCAAGACGCTGCGCGGCGAGGCCCGGCTCACCGAGGCGAACACCCAGGAGATGCTCCGTGAGGTGCGGCTTGCGCTCCTCGAAGCCGACGTCGCGCTGCCCGTCGTCCGCGATTTCATCGCGAAGGTCAAGGAAAAAGCGCTCGGCGAGGACGTGGTCGGCAGCCTGTCGCCCGGTCAAGCGCTCGTCGGCGTGGTCCAGAAGGAACTGACCGCCGTGATTGGCGGCGACTACGAAGGCAAGGCGGCCGAGCTGAACCTCGCCGTCACGCCGCCCGCGATCATCCTGATGGCCGGCCTGCAGGGCGCCGGCAAGACGACGACCGTCGGCAAGCTCGCGAAGCTGCTGCGCGAGAAGTACAAGAAGAAGGTGCTCACCGTCTCGTGCGACGTCTACCGCCCGGCCGCGATCGCGCAGCTGAAAACGGTGAGCGAGCAGGTCGGCGCCGAGTTCTTCCCGTCGACGCCCGACCAGAAGCCCGTCGACATCGCGAACGCGGCCGTCGACTGGGCAAAGCGCCACTATCACGATGTGCTGCTCGTCGATACCGCAGGCCGCCTCGGCATCGACGAAGCGATGATGCAGGAGATCACCGCGCTGCACGCGGCGCTCAAGCCAGTCGAGACGCTCTTCGTCGTCGACGCGATGCTCGGCCAGGACGCCGTCAACACCGCGAAGGCGTTCAACGACGCGCTGCCGCTCACGGGCGTCGTGCTGACGAAACTCGATGGCGACTCGCGCGGCGGCGCCGCGCTGTCGGTGCGCCATGTGACGGGCAAGCCGATCAAGTTCGTCGGCGTCGCCGAGAAGCTCGACGGCCTCGAGATCTTCCACCCGGACCGGATGGCAAACCGGATCCTCGGGATGGGCGACATCCTCGCGCTCGTTGAGGAAGCGCAGCGCGGCGTCGACATCAAGGCAGCGGAGAAACTGGCCAACAAGGTCAAGAAAGGCGGCGATTTCGACCTGAACGATTTCCGCGCGCAGATCTCGCAGATGAAGAACATGGGCGGGCTGTCGTCGCTGATGGACAAGCTGCCCGCGCAGTTCCAGCAGGCCGCGGCGGGCGCCGACATGAGCCAGGCCGAAAAGCAGATCCGCCGGATGGAAGGCATCATCAATTCGATGACGCCCGCGGAGCGCGCGAAGCCCGAGATCATCAAGGCGACGCGCAAACGCCGGATCGCGGCGGGCGCGGGCGTCCCGGTGCAGGAAGTCAACCGGATGCTGAATCAGTACGACCAGATGCGCACGATGATGAAGAAGCTGAAGGGCGGCAACCTGCAGAAGATGATGCGCGGCATTAAGGGCATGATGCCCGGCATGCGCTGA
- a CDS encoding cytochrome C assembly family protein has translation MDIVLYALTALLYGGLAVASWRTRRVGAARPLVASVPAVPHARESVSAGMGGLGRTILCAALLAHGVLLHMTIFPHDAMVFGFAFALSAMFWLGAGIYWIESFFFPLDGMRLLVLPLACGASLLPLAFGGVHVLPYAAAPLFKLHFLIANIAYGLFAIAALHAVLMLMVERRLHALRHDGLRESSSWVAGWLDTLPPLLTLEKLLFRLIGAGFVLLTLTLATGILFSEQIDARALKLDHKTVFAILSWLMFGGLLVAHKASGWRGRGVARWVLASFVALLLAYVGSRFVLEVLLHRSVV, from the coding sequence ATGGATATTGTACTGTATGCCCTCACTGCGCTCTTATATGGCGGCCTCGCCGTCGCCAGCTGGCGCACGCGCCGCGTCGGCGCGGCGCGGCCGCTCGTCGCGAGCGTGCCGGCCGTCCCGCACGCGCGCGAATCCGTCTCGGCCGGGATGGGGGGGCTTGGGCGCACGATCCTCTGCGCCGCGCTGCTCGCGCATGGGGTGCTGCTGCACATGACGATCTTCCCGCACGACGCGATGGTGTTCGGCTTTGCGTTCGCGCTGTCGGCGATGTTCTGGCTCGGCGCCGGCATCTACTGGATCGAGAGCTTCTTCTTCCCGCTCGACGGCATGCGGCTCCTCGTGTTGCCGCTGGCGTGCGGCGCGTCGCTCCTGCCGCTGGCGTTCGGCGGCGTGCACGTGCTGCCGTATGCGGCCGCGCCGCTCTTCAAGTTGCACTTCCTGATCGCGAACATCGCGTACGGGCTCTTCGCGATCGCGGCGCTGCACGCGGTGTTGATGCTGATGGTCGAGCGGCGTCTGCACGCGCTGCGGCACGACGGGCTGCGCGAGTCGTCGAGCTGGGTCGCCGGCTGGCTCGATACGCTGCCGCCGCTCCTCACGCTCGAGAAGCTGCTGTTCCGCCTGATCGGCGCGGGCTTCGTGCTGCTCACGCTGACGCTCGCAACGGGCATCCTGTTCAGCGAGCAGATCGACGCGCGCGCGCTCAAGCTTGATCACAAGACCGTGTTCGCGATCCTGTCCTGGCTGATGTTCGGCGGGCTCCTGGTCGCGCACAAGGCGTCCGGCTGGCGCGGCCGCGGCGTCGCGCGCTGGGTGCTCGCGTCGTTCGTCGCGCTGCTGCTCGCGTACGTCGGCAGCCGCTTCGTTCTCGAGGTGCTGCTGCACCGCTCCGTGGTTTGA